The Panicum virgatum strain AP13 chromosome 5K, P.virgatum_v5, whole genome shotgun sequence genome has a window encoding:
- the LOC120708472 gene encoding protein PIN-LIKES 6-like yields the protein MMERSLLEALATAAQGGTSGTSVLSMLKYAVMPIAKVFTVCFMGFLMASKYINILQPNGRKLLNGLVFSLLLPCLIFSQLGRAITIEKMIQWWYIPVNIVVGAVSGSLIGFVVASIIRPPYPYFKFTIIHIGIGNIGNIPLVLIAALCRDPSNPFGDSDKCNQDGNAYISFGQWVGAIIVYTYVFKMLAPPPGRTFDGSEDDELPVKGSEENAVPQLAKYPIPTSTHTSAVPEDEPLLSAGEVQKEYATSVGSKIMGHVKCVIKFLKDKQLLQPPIIASAFAIVIGVVPFLKNFVLTDDAPLFFFTDSCLILGEAMIPCILLAVGGNLVDGPGEGSKRLGVRTTVAIIFARLILVPLAGVGIILLVDKLGFIPKDDKMFKFVLLLQHSMPTSVLSGAVANLRGCGKESAAILFWVHIFAVFSMAGWIIFYLSLLF from the exons ATGATGGAGAGGTCGCTGCTGGAGGCACTGGCCACGGCGGCACAGGGAGGCACATCGGGGACATCGGTCCTGAGCATGCTCAAGTATGCCGTGATGCCCATCGCCAAGGTGTTCACCGTCTGCTTCATGGGGTTCCTTATGGCCTCCAAGTACATCAACATCCTCCAGCCCAACGGCCGCAAGCTTCTCAACGGG CTTGTGTTTTCGCTTCTGCTTCCTTGCCTTATATTTTCCCAGTTGGGTAGAGCAATCACTATCGAGAAGATGATACAGTG GTGGTATATTCCAGTAAATATTGTTGTAGGCGCAGTATCTGGCTCTTTGATTGGCTTTGTTGTGGCATCTATCATCAGGCCCCCATATCCATACTTTAAGTTCACTATTATCCATATAGGAATAG GAAATATTGGAAATATACCTCTGGTCCTCATTGCAGCGTTATGTCGGGATCCATCTAATCCATTTGGTGATTCTGATAAGTGCAACCAAGATGGAAATGCATATATCTCATTTGGTCAATGG GTTGGTGCAATTATTGTTTACACATATGTATTCAAGATGCTTGCTCCACCACCAGGACGGACCTTTGATGGCTCTGAAGATGATGAACTTCCAGTCAAGGGATCTGAAGAGAATGCGGTGCCACAACTCGCCAAATATCCGATTCCAACAAGCACTCACACTAGTGCTGTACCAGAGGATGAGCCTTTGTTATCTGCTGGGGAAGTTCAAAAAGAATATGCCACTTCTGTAGGATCAAAG ATAATGGGCCATGTTAAATGTGTGATTAAATTCCTGAAAGACAAGCAGCTTCTCCAGCCACCAATTATTGCATCT GCTTTTGCAATTGTCATTGGTGTTGTCCCATTCTTGAAGAATTTTGTGCTTACAGATGATGCGCCTCTCTTCTTTTTCACAGACAGCTGTCTGATTCTTGG GGAAGCTATGATCCCGTGCATTTTACTTGCTGTCGGTGGCAATCTCGTTGATG GTCCTGGTGAAGGAAGTAagaggcttggtgtgcgtacAACCGTTGCTATAATTTTTGCACGGTTGATCTTGGTCCCTCTTGCTGGGGTTGGCATCATCTTGTTAGTTGATAAACTTGGTTTCATTCCGAAAGATGACAAAATGTTCAAGTTTGTCCTGCTACTGCAGCATTCTATGCCCACATCAGTGCTGTCAG GTGCCGTTGCAAACTTGAGAGGGTGTGGTAAAGAATCAGCTGCAATCTTGTTCTGGGTTCACATTTTTGCCGTGTTCTCTATGGCAGGATGGATCATTTTCTATTTGAGCTTGCTCTTCTAA